The following are from one region of the Sphingomonas sp. J315 genome:
- a CDS encoding TraB/GumN family protein produces MIKMLSRTGTALALLFVTPAALAQQAPAPAPVAQLKDSDPALWVVKDEDTTIYLFGTIHVLPAGLSWFDEAVKKAFDESSEMVTEIGEMPDPASVQPLILKYAVSTAGPTLTERLPADKRAAFAKAVADAGLPAQAVERFQPWFAASQLSLVALMKAGYNPASGAETALSEAAKAANKPVSGLESIEMQFGFFNSLSEAAQIQFLSETLEQLGQVGPEFAKMVAEWSEGDAEGLAAIMNEALRSSPELSKMLLADRNARWAEWIDTRLDKPGVVFMAVGAGHLSGPDSVQVMLEKRQIKTQRIEY; encoded by the coding sequence ATGATCAAGATGCTATCGCGCACCGGCACTGCCCTTGCGCTGCTGTTCGTCACCCCCGCCGCGCTGGCGCAACAGGCGCCCGCCCCTGCCCCGGTGGCGCAGCTCAAGGATTCCGACCCCGCACTCTGGGTCGTCAAGGACGAGGACACGACGATTTATCTGTTCGGCACGATCCACGTCCTGCCAGCGGGCCTCAGCTGGTTTGACGAGGCGGTGAAGAAGGCGTTCGACGAGAGCAGCGAGATGGTGACCGAGATCGGCGAGATGCCGGATCCCGCCAGCGTCCAGCCGCTGATCCTCAAATATGCCGTCAGCACGGCCGGTCCGACCCTTACTGAACGCCTGCCCGCCGACAAGCGCGCCGCCTTTGCCAAGGCCGTCGCCGATGCCGGATTGCCCGCGCAGGCGGTCGAGCGGTTCCAGCCCTGGTTCGCCGCCAGCCAGCTCAGCCTCGTCGCGCTGATGAAGGCGGGCTATAATCCCGCATCGGGCGCGGAAACCGCGCTCAGCGAAGCGGCCAAGGCGGCGAACAAGCCGGTTTCGGGGCTTGAGAGCATCGAGATGCAGTTCGGCTTTTTCAACAGCCTCTCGGAAGCCGCGCAGATTCAGTTCCTCAGCGAAACGCTCGAGCAGCTCGGGCAGGTCGGGCCGGAATTCGCCAAGATGGTCGCGGAATGGTCGGAAGGCGATGCCGAGGGTCTGGCCGCGATCATGAACGAGGCGCTGCGCAGCTCGCCCGAGCTCAGCAAGATGCTGCTCGCCGACCGCAACGCGCGCTGGGCCGAGTGGATCGACACGCGGCTCGACAAGCCGGGAGTCGTGTTCATGGCGGTCGGTGCGGGCCACCTTTCCGGGCCGGACAGCGTTCAGGTCATGCTGGAGAAGCGCCAGATCAAGACCCAGCGAATCGAGTATTGA
- a CDS encoding tetratricopeptide repeat protein, which translates to MHLLRRLLLFLTLTLASPALAGVSLSPATARAPRCIELAGGDAARARYIAARRAELAACDPAKPTLQCATSWGQLLVASRDPGDLWVAERYAPLFHTDRRPMTRTAQLVRTYLHLASGMEQQACFMEGEPLYRLALALLEAEKAQHVEVADVYQALAWNLNYQERHREAEAMMRTTLALRARVLPVGDRDILQARQDIAYFLEDQGRFAEAEATYAPLLAARAHPVDNRGRLELAVTYTNLGYNIASQGRLAEGEAIFRKGLEASALLVGEDDPGVARGRTYVAGIIAKQGRMDEAETWYRKAFAVLIRRPALDPDRARVILGLARHLQATGREPKEVRSLLLVAAADARLRLQSHTGFSRDAQAAVERSAPIYTAQVRAAWDLAHPASR; encoded by the coding sequence ATGCACCTGCTGCGCCGCCTGTTGCTGTTCCTGACGCTGACGCTGGCCAGCCCGGCGCTGGCGGGCGTTTCGCTCTCGCCGGCGACCGCACGAGCCCCGCGCTGCATCGAACTCGCCGGGGGCGATGCCGCCCGTGCCCGCTACATCGCCGCGCGCCGCGCGGAGCTGGCCGCGTGCGACCCGGCCAAACCCACGCTGCAATGCGCGACGAGCTGGGGACAGCTGCTGGTCGCGTCGCGCGATCCCGGCGACCTTTGGGTGGCGGAACGCTATGCCCCGCTGTTCCATACCGACCGCCGCCCGATGACGCGCACGGCGCAGCTGGTCCGCACCTATCTGCACCTCGCCAGCGGGATGGAGCAGCAGGCCTGCTTCATGGAGGGTGAACCACTGTACCGGCTGGCGCTCGCGCTGCTTGAGGCGGAGAAGGCGCAGCACGTTGAGGTCGCGGATGTCTATCAGGCGCTTGCCTGGAATCTGAATTATCAGGAACGGCATCGCGAGGCGGAAGCGATGATGCGCACGACGCTCGCCCTGCGCGCCCGGGTGCTGCCAGTCGGAGATCGGGACATCCTGCAGGCTCGGCAGGACATCGCCTATTTTCTGGAGGACCAAGGTCGCTTCGCCGAGGCCGAGGCCACATATGCGCCTTTGCTCGCCGCACGCGCCCACCCTGTCGACAACAGAGGCCGTCTCGAACTGGCCGTGACCTACACCAATCTGGGCTACAATATCGCCAGCCAAGGTCGGCTCGCGGAGGGCGAAGCGATATTTCGCAAGGGGCTCGAAGCCTCTGCGCTGCTGGTTGGCGAGGATGATCCCGGCGTGGCGCGGGGGCGGACTTATGTCGCCGGTATCATCGCGAAACAGGGCCGGATGGATGAGGCCGAGACCTGGTATCGCAAGGCGTTCGCCGTGCTGATCAGACGTCCGGCGCTGGATCCGGATCGCGCGCGGGTGATCCTTGGCCTCGCGCGGCATCTTCAGGCGACAGGGCGGGAGCCGAAAGAGGTCCGCTCGCTGCTGCTCGTCGCCGCAGCCGATGCGCGCCTCAGGCTTCAGTCCCATACAGGCTTCTCCCGCGACGCGCAGGCGGCGGTGGAGCGCAGCGCTCCGATCTATACTGCGCAGGTCCGTGCGGCTTGGGATCTGGCCCACCCTGCTTCCCGCTAG